One genomic segment of Microcella indica includes these proteins:
- a CDS encoding F0F1 ATP synthase subunit B gives MLTELVIAAEPGEDVNPLIPAWYDIVYSIIPFALVLLLFWKVVLPRMQKMLDERAAKIEGGIEQAESAQAEAKEALEKYNAMLAEARAEAAKIREQARVDGGAILAELKEQASTEAARITATAQAQIEAERQAALVSLRSEVGSLAIDLASGVIGESLADDKKATALVDRFLADLEQSEKAAK, from the coding sequence ATGCTCACTGAACTCGTCATTGCGGCGGAACCGGGGGAGGACGTCAACCCCCTCATCCCGGCGTGGTACGACATCGTCTACTCGATCATTCCGTTCGCGCTCGTCCTGCTGCTGTTCTGGAAGGTCGTCCTTCCGCGCATGCAGAAGATGCTCGACGAGCGCGCCGCCAAGATCGAGGGCGGCATCGAGCAGGCGGAGTCGGCCCAGGCCGAGGCCAAGGAAGCACTCGAGAAGTACAACGCGATGCTCGCCGAAGCGCGCGCCGAGGCCGCGAAGATTCGCGAGCAGGCCCGCGTCGACGGCGGCGCGATCCTCGCCGAGCTCAAGGAGCAGGCCTCGACCGAGGCCGCGCGCATCACCGCGACGGCGCAGGCCCAGATCGAGGCCGAGCGCCAGGCGGCACTCGTCTCGCTGCGCTCAGAGGTCGGCTCGCTCGCGATCGACCTTGCGAGCGGTGTCATCGGGGAGTCCCTCGCGGACGACAAGAAGGCCACGGCGCTCGTGGACCGCTTCCTCGCCGACCTCGAGCAGTCAGAGAAGGCGGCGAAGTAG
- a CDS encoding F0F1 ATP synthase subunit delta, producing MGSATRSALEAARSALAATKGVDLTTGEQLLAASRTIGTSTQLQSALTDPSASPEDKGALLSALFGNLSPAALALLTAMAQQRWSTAEEFLAGLEEIGIRAVASSTSADAGLEAELFSFGSAVASDAELELALGSKRGSAEGKQSLVESLLAGGASAQAVAIAGHLVQQPRGRRIGELVRTGAAIVADSFGKGIATVSVARPLSDEQRASVGAMLRERYGRDHTLNQVIDPALVGGVRVQVGDDVIDGSVAARLAELTLRLAG from the coding sequence ATGGGCTCTGCGACGCGAAGCGCACTCGAGGCGGCACGCTCGGCACTCGCCGCCACGAAGGGCGTCGATCTGACGACGGGCGAGCAGCTGCTCGCGGCGTCGCGCACGATCGGCACATCGACGCAGTTGCAGAGTGCGCTCACCGACCCCTCGGCATCGCCGGAGGACAAGGGAGCACTGCTCTCGGCCCTCTTCGGCAACCTTTCGCCCGCGGCGCTCGCCCTCCTCACCGCCATGGCCCAGCAGCGCTGGTCCACTGCCGAGGAGTTCCTCGCCGGCCTCGAAGAGATCGGCATCCGCGCGGTGGCGTCGTCGACGTCGGCTGATGCGGGCCTCGAGGCGGAGCTGTTCTCGTTCGGTTCCGCTGTCGCGTCGGATGCTGAGCTCGAGCTCGCGCTCGGCAGCAAGCGCGGCTCGGCCGAGGGCAAGCAGTCGCTCGTGGAGAGCCTGCTCGCCGGCGGTGCGAGCGCGCAGGCCGTCGCGATCGCCGGCCACCTCGTGCAGCAGCCCCGCGGCCGCCGCATCGGGGAGCTCGTGCGCACGGGCGCGGCGATCGTCGCCGACTCGTTCGGCAAGGGCATCGCCACGGTGAGCGTGGCTCGTCCGTTGAGCGATGAGCAGCGCGCATCTGTCGGAGCCATGCTGCGAGAGCGCTACGGCCGCGACCACACCCTCAACCAGGTCATCGATCCCGCGCTCGTCGGCGGGGTCCGCGTTCAGGTCGGCGACGACGTGATCGACGGCAGCGTCGCTGCACGCCTGGCAGAACTCACACTTCGACTGGCCGGCTAG